In one Prosthecochloris aestuarii DSM 271 genomic region, the following are encoded:
- a CDS encoding adenosylcobinamide amidohydrolase, with product MKLGIYGNVEVHRVDKMLVVQFLKPHQVISTCRVHGGLHDGLECVFNHQSCEPAAHSRKELKTIISNPEEYLSGLCSRYALPLNSASLGTAANMNYASIETERFRGLEVTAICTGGVEGNAGRVGDPASVWEENGSFRPLDGTGREPAGTINTILVINRELSRGAMVRSIMTATEAKTAVLQELAVSSRYSDGLATGTGTDQIAVASALNGEQPLTSAGKHAKLGELIGRSVQQAIRKTLSLQNGLTPESQRSVLAHIRRFGATRDSMVDAITARLDDGTGGVFQRNFDGFDRDPMAVGAACALVHLRDKTAWGILPESCWKEQLVLYGALLAAAVAHRHEHCSRYAGQLEHEAAGTGNDEFLKFLFACCALGYSEKWKE from the coding sequence ATGAAGCTTGGAATATATGGCAACGTAGAGGTGCACAGGGTTGACAAGATGCTTGTCGTGCAGTTTCTCAAACCCCATCAGGTTATTTCGACCTGCCGTGTCCACGGAGGGCTGCATGACGGACTGGAGTGCGTATTCAACCACCAGTCCTGTGAACCTGCGGCTCATTCGAGAAAAGAGCTGAAAACGATCATCTCCAATCCAGAAGAGTACCTTTCCGGATTATGCAGCCGTTACGCACTGCCCCTCAACAGCGCATCGCTCGGGACGGCGGCAAACATGAATTACGCCTCCATCGAAACAGAGCGCTTCAGGGGGCTGGAGGTGACGGCGATATGTACCGGGGGCGTCGAGGGAAATGCCGGCAGGGTCGGGGATCCTGCGTCTGTATGGGAGGAGAACGGCTCGTTCAGGCCGCTCGATGGGACCGGCAGGGAGCCTGCGGGGACGATCAATACCATCCTCGTCATCAACCGCGAGCTCAGCAGGGGGGCCATGGTGCGCTCCATCATGACCGCTACCGAAGCAAAAACCGCGGTTCTCCAGGAGCTTGCCGTATCCTCACGCTATTCAGACGGCCTGGCGACCGGAACAGGGACCGACCAGATTGCTGTCGCGTCGGCTCTGAATGGCGAACAGCCCCTGACAAGTGCCGGCAAACACGCCAAGCTCGGGGAGCTGATCGGCCGGTCTGTCCAGCAGGCAATCCGTAAAACCCTGTCCCTGCAGAACGGTCTCACTCCCGAAAGCCAGCGTTCCGTTCTCGCCCATATCAGGCGGTTCGGCGCAACTCGTGACAGCATGGTCGACGCCATAACGGCGAGGCTCGATGACGGGACGGGTGGAGTCTTTCAGCGCAATTTCGACGGCTTCGACCGCGACCCCATGGCGGTCGGGGCTGCCTGTGCGCTCGTTCACCTGCGCGACAAGACGGCCTGGGGGATTCTGCCTGAATCCTGCTGGAAAGAGCAGCTCGTGCTCTATGGCGCATTGCTTGCAGCGGCAGTGGCCCATCGGCATGAGCACTGTAGCCGTTATGCCGGCCAGCTCGAGCATGAAGCCGCGGGAACAGGTAACGACGAATTTCTTAAATTTCTTTTTGCGTGCTGCGCGCTGGGGTACAGTGAAAAATGGAAAGAGTGA
- a CDS encoding ABC transporter substrate-binding protein — protein sequence MRALSAQRSGAACLWLLIAAALLFSGCNPSQEHGARERSAEPEQPEVVYARKFSLGWQSGYRVVRVMSPDHSLEHTYILVPEHMPLPNNSDGATVLRIPLKSVTCENGFQVSLLDMLGAFGAISGVSGKTRIGHEQVHAKIDSGALAVTGFMRRMNMETLLKLDPDLAFVNVSSVSSDVFEKMSAYGLSTGYFCASIEEHPLGTLEWIKFMGAFFQQDSLAAALFREREQAYLELQQKTANREEKPAVIAGYSRKGAWSTMGSSRWFATMLDHAGASYLYEGLGLERGHILSNEVAMNAGIRAGFWVNTHFRVRDLDALLGMDRRYGLFTSVRQKTVYNNNHSCFSNGRSRFWDVGMTEPHVILADLISIFHPDLLPDHYLVYYHRLLYNDAR from the coding sequence ATGCGTGCCCTGTCGGCACAGAGATCAGGGGCTGCCTGCCTCTGGCTGCTGATTGCAGCGGCACTGCTGTTTTCCGGATGCAATCCGTCGCAGGAACACGGCGCCCGTGAGCGGTCCGCTGAACCTGAACAGCCGGAGGTTGTCTATGCCCGCAAGTTCTCTCTCGGCTGGCAGTCCGGTTACCGGGTTGTCAGGGTGATGTCTCCTGATCATTCGCTCGAGCACACCTATATCCTCGTTCCGGAGCACATGCCTCTCCCGAACAATTCCGATGGAGCTACTGTGCTGCGCATTCCGCTGAAAAGCGTCACCTGCGAAAACGGGTTCCAGGTGTCGCTTCTCGATATGCTGGGCGCTTTCGGGGCAATCAGTGGGGTATCGGGAAAAACAAGAATCGGTCACGAGCAGGTGCACGCGAAGATCGACAGCGGGGCACTCGCGGTTACTGGATTCATGCGGAGAATGAACATGGAAACCCTGCTCAAGCTCGACCCAGATCTGGCTTTTGTCAACGTTTCAAGCGTCTCGTCGGATGTTTTTGAAAAAATGAGCGCTTATGGCCTGTCGACCGGCTATTTCTGTGCATCGATTGAGGAGCACCCTCTCGGCACTCTCGAGTGGATCAAGTTCATGGGCGCATTTTTCCAGCAGGACAGCCTTGCGGCTGCACTTTTCCGGGAGCGCGAACAGGCCTATCTCGAACTTCAGCAGAAGACCGCGAACAGAGAAGAAAAGCCGGCCGTGATAGCCGGGTACAGCAGGAAAGGGGCATGGTCGACGATGGGGTCTTCCCGGTGGTTTGCCACGATGCTCGACCATGCAGGAGCTTCGTATCTCTATGAAGGCCTGGGGCTCGAGAGGGGGCATATTCTCAGCAACGAGGTTGCGATGAACGCGGGCATACGTGCCGGGTTCTGGGTGAATACCCATTTCAGGGTCAGGGACCTCGATGCGCTTCTCGGGATGGATCGCCGGTATGGCCTGTTTACAAGCGTCAGACAGAAGACGGTCTACAACAACAACCATTCGTGTTTTTCAAACGGAAGAAGCCGTTTCTGGGATGTGGGCATGACCGAACCCCATGTCATCCTTGCTGATCTTATCAGTATTTTCCATCCGGACCTGCTGCCGGACCATTATCTGGTCTATTATCACAGGCTGCTTTACAACGATGCTCGATGA
- a CDS encoding sirohydrochlorin cobaltochelatase, which yields MSRTYPKRKQINRKAILLAHFGTSFVSALESLENIRHKVQEEFPDAEVRVSFTSNMIRNIWSARRRKPEKWLKQGVPEDVLYVQSFLGAIGSLQSDNYRTIVIQPTHVYHGEQYEDLKSYVTALQSIRTIKKVWSPFDTLVLSRPALGTYGIEHDYLDDLEEVIGIVQHDVQRAGEMGAAMLFVAHGNEFFSSGVFHEMLHRLRERNPGTAVHIGMVEGYPGVDEILEDLQAAGVGKVFMKPFMITAGDHAHHDIDNDEPDSWRGQLENAGIEVVTEMEGLGSNDDFARLFARRIAQTAAYHDIELANRKPGGVLHS from the coding sequence ATGTCAAGAACCTATCCAAAGAGAAAACAGATAAACCGCAAGGCGATCCTGCTTGCGCATTTCGGCACGTCCTTCGTATCTGCGCTGGAGTCGCTGGAGAATATCAGGCACAAGGTGCAGGAAGAATTTCCGGATGCCGAGGTGCGTGTCAGTTTTACCTCGAACATGATCCGCAATATCTGGTCCGCCCGCAGGCGGAAGCCCGAAAAGTGGCTCAAGCAGGGTGTGCCGGAAGACGTGCTCTACGTGCAGAGCTTTCTTGGAGCGATCGGCAGCCTGCAGAGCGACAATTACCGGACCATTGTCATCCAGCCCACCCATGTCTATCACGGCGAGCAGTACGAAGATCTCAAGTCCTATGTTACCGCCCTGCAGTCGATCAGGACGATCAAGAAGGTCTGGTCTCCGTTCGATACGCTGGTGCTGTCCCGACCGGCACTCGGCACCTACGGTATCGAGCATGATTACCTCGATGATCTCGAGGAGGTGATCGGTATTGTCCAGCATGATGTTCAGAGGGCCGGGGAGATGGGTGCCGCCATGCTCTTTGTCGCTCACGGCAACGAATTTTTCTCTTCGGGAGTCTTTCATGAAATGCTTCACCGGCTTCGTGAGCGCAATCCCGGGACAGCGGTTCATATCGGCATGGTTGAAGGGTATCCGGGAGTTGACGAGATTCTTGAGGATCTGCAGGCTGCAGGGGTCGGCAAGGTATTCATGAAGCCCTTTATGATCACCGCCGGTGATCATGCCCATCATGACATCGATAACGATGAACCGGATTCCTGGAGGGGGCAGCTCGAGAACGCCGGCATCGAGGTCGTTACCGAAATGGAAGGCCTGGGTTCCAACGATGACTTCGCCCGTCTTTTTGCCAGAAGAATTGCTCAGACAGCAGCGTATCATGATATCGAGCTGGCCAACAGAAAACCTGGAGGAGTGCTGCACTCATGA
- a CDS encoding FecCD family ABC transporter permease — protein MSVDDTASGGAHPWPRLTLRLPLVMLLLALVLFFFLLDLVLGSVRIPLPSVVSILMGNGSDIEAWDKIVTYIRLPKALTAVLAGAALSVSGLQMQTLFRNPLAGPSVLGISAGASLGVAMVMLASGSAANAFAIRQLGLGGSWLIVISATLGAACVLLVVLAIAVRIKDNIVLLIVGIMVGNMTVSLISIWQYFSEPEEIQDYLIWTFGSLGGVLGNQLWVLAAVIGIGLLVSFAASKSLNVMLLGENYARSLGMSTFYVRVTVIAATSLLAGSVTGFCGPIGFIGIAVPHLTRSILDTSDHRFLMPGVCLMGALVMLVCDIIAQMPGSQTTLPINAVTALIGSPVVIWVIMKNRNLKSSFS, from the coding sequence ATGAGTGTTGATGATACCGCTTCCGGGGGCGCGCATCCCTGGCCCCGGCTTACCTTGCGGCTTCCTCTCGTGATGCTGCTTCTGGCACTGGTGCTTTTCTTTTTTCTGCTGGACCTCGTGCTTGGCTCGGTGAGGATCCCTTTACCGAGTGTGGTCTCTATTCTTATGGGCAACGGCTCGGATATCGAGGCCTGGGACAAGATCGTTACCTATATCAGATTGCCGAAAGCCCTGACCGCCGTGCTGGCGGGGGCAGCTCTTTCGGTGAGTGGGCTGCAGATGCAGACACTGTTCCGCAACCCGCTTGCAGGTCCTTCGGTACTCGGTATTTCAGCCGGCGCCAGTCTCGGGGTGGCGATGGTGATGCTTGCCTCCGGTTCCGCAGCCAATGCGTTTGCCATCCGACAGCTCGGGCTCGGGGGGAGCTGGCTGATTGTGATCTCCGCTACGCTCGGTGCGGCTTGCGTGCTGCTGGTCGTTCTGGCAATAGCGGTCAGGATCAAGGATAATATCGTGCTTCTGATCGTAGGTATCATGGTAGGAAACATGACGGTTTCCCTTATCAGTATATGGCAGTATTTCAGCGAACCGGAAGAGATACAGGACTACCTTATCTGGACCTTCGGCAGCCTCGGGGGGGTGCTTGGCAATCAGCTCTGGGTGCTCGCGGCGGTCATCGGTATCGGTCTCCTGGTCTCTTTTGCGGCATCGAAGTCCCTCAATGTCATGCTGCTCGGTGAGAATTATGCCCGAAGCCTCGGCATGAGCACGTTTTACGTCAGGGTGACGGTCATCGCGGCAACCAGCCTGCTTGCCGGGAGCGTGACCGGTTTCTGCGGTCCGATCGGTTTCATCGGTATTGCCGTGCCGCACCTGACACGCTCGATACTCGATACCTCGGATCACCGTTTCCTGATGCCGGGTGTCTGCCTGATGGGGGCCCTTGTGATGCTGGTGTGTGACATTATCGCCCAGATGCCGGGAAGCCAGACGACGCTGCCGATCAACGCCGTTACGGCGCTTATCGGTTCGCCTGTAGTGATCTGGGTTATTATGAAAAACAGAAACCTGAAGTCTTCATTCTCATGA
- the cobI gene encoding precorrin-2 C(20)-methyltransferase, whose translation MNTMTEHGHLYAVSLGPGDPGLVTLRARRVLEEVDTIWYPATQRPDGGTTSVALEILRDIGLDEQKFRCIELPMSRQRDGASRVYARTWSLLLDELLHGQRVAVVSVGDAGMYSTLTPLIEHASEAGIAYSIVAGVPAFLAAGAAAGVPLVCHSDRLTVLAMAESTDEIERALDEGGTVVVMKLSTLRHELGAWLETTSAEILYAEKVGMEGEFMTSEKEELRNRIIPYFSLLICSRNGSQR comes from the coding sequence ATGAACACCATGACTGAACACGGCCACCTCTACGCGGTATCACTGGGCCCGGGGGATCCCGGCCTGGTGACGCTCAGGGCCAGGAGGGTACTTGAAGAGGTCGACACGATCTGGTATCCCGCGACACAGAGGCCCGATGGCGGCACCACCAGCGTAGCACTGGAGATACTTCGCGACATCGGGCTCGATGAACAGAAGTTCAGGTGCATTGAGCTCCCCATGTCCCGGCAGCGGGACGGGGCATCGCGTGTGTACGCCCGTACCTGGTCCCTCCTGCTTGACGAACTGCTTCACGGCCAGCGGGTAGCGGTGGTTAGCGTTGGCGATGCCGGAATGTACAGCACCCTGACCCCGTTGATCGAACACGCCTCTGAGGCTGGAATAGCATATTCGATCGTCGCTGGAGTCCCGGCTTTCCTTGCTGCGGGGGCGGCGGCAGGTGTTCCGCTTGTCTGTCATTCCGATCGCCTGACCGTGCTTGCCATGGCCGAATCCACTGATGAGATCGAGCGAGCTCTCGATGAAGGCGGAACGGTTGTTGTCATGAAGCTCTCGACGCTTCGCCATGAGCTTGGCGCATGGCTTGAGACAACCTCAGCCGAGATTCTGTATGCTGAAAAAGTTGGTATGGAGGGAGAGTTCATGACATCCGAGAAAGAAGAGCTCCGGAACCGTATCATACCGTATTTTTCCCTGCTGATCTGTTCCCGCAACGGCAGTCAGCGATAA
- the cobA gene encoding uroporphyrinogen-III C-methyltransferase encodes MSETHNGGRVVIAGAGPGDPELLTVKAARRLQQADAVLYDSLVTREILDLAAKGADMVPVGKRCGDGQDQTQRQNAINELMLDYARRGALCVRLKAGDPFVFGRGVEEVRFLTERQVTVEVIPGISAGIAAANLFHVPVTERYRTSSVILSTGHTSTCSMEEFDSVVALLKQGTPLVLYMGMKHLECICQRLLDAGFSPDFPLCAASRVSMPDQQLICATLGTICLLLVKTPLPTPVVFFVGEHAVPISQQTV; translated from the coding sequence ATGTCTGAAACACACAACGGGGGACGGGTGGTGATTGCCGGTGCAGGCCCGGGAGATCCGGAGTTGCTGACCGTGAAGGCCGCCAGACGGCTGCAGCAGGCCGATGCCGTCCTGTATGATTCCCTGGTGACAAGGGAAATCCTCGATCTTGCCGCAAAGGGAGCCGATATGGTGCCTGTCGGAAAACGGTGCGGGGACGGGCAGGACCAGACACAACGGCAGAATGCCATCAATGAGCTCATGCTCGATTATGCCCGCAGGGGAGCGCTCTGTGTCCGGCTCAAGGCGGGAGATCCCTTCGTGTTCGGAAGAGGGGTCGAAGAGGTTCGTTTTCTGACCGAACGCCAGGTCACGGTTGAGGTCATTCCCGGAATCAGTGCCGGCATAGCGGCTGCGAACCTTTTTCACGTTCCTGTGACCGAGCGTTACAGAACCTCTTCGGTAATATTGAGTACAGGGCATACGTCCACCTGCTCGATGGAGGAGTTCGATAGTGTGGTCGCGTTGCTGAAACAGGGTACTCCGCTTGTGCTGTACATGGGAATGAAACATCTCGAGTGTATCTGCCAGCGGTTGCTGGACGCCGGATTTTCGCCGGATTTTCCGCTCTGCGCAGCATCACGGGTGTCCATGCCCGATCAGCAGCTGATCTGTGCAACGCTGGGGACGATCTGCTTGCTTCTGGTCAAAACACCGTTGCCGACACCTGTCGTGTTTTTCGTGGGGGAGCATGCCGTCCCCATATCGCAGCAGACCGTATAA
- a CDS encoding ABC transporter ATP-binding protein, translated as MNSVLLQTRDLEIGYKIRRPASAAATHGHRYMARVVAGHLSLSLRQGELVCLLGPNGSGKSTLMRTLAGVQKALGGQVRLEGREISRMSPREVARKLSLVLTDRVATGNLNVYALVALGRYPYTGWMGRLSEKDEAVVRHAIESTGIRRFALRHISDLSDGERQKVMIARALAQDTPVIMLDEPTAHLDLPNRIEVMSLLKELARKQGKAVVMSTHELDLALQAADRIWLMGAPGSDGTPAEMVSGMPEELVLDGRLEGAFKRNGFEFDRHSGSFRIHHEPEETIGLVGDGAEAYWTRRALERKGFRVVSGPDMPFRVEIRGREDERAWTYVDGKGGVQDCCDICSLIDALEQRRGA; from the coding sequence ATGAACAGTGTTCTATTGCAGACCCGGGATCTTGAAATCGGCTACAAGATTCGCCGGCCCGCTTCGGCTGCAGCCACGCATGGCCACAGGTACATGGCCAGGGTCGTTGCCGGGCATCTTTCCCTCAGTCTCAGGCAGGGGGAACTGGTATGCCTGCTCGGGCCGAACGGTTCCGGTAAATCGACACTCATGCGCACGCTTGCCGGAGTGCAGAAAGCGCTTGGCGGGCAGGTGAGGCTGGAGGGCAGGGAGATCAGCCGCATGTCTCCCAGGGAGGTGGCAAGAAAACTGAGCCTGGTGCTGACCGACAGGGTGGCGACCGGAAACCTGAACGTCTATGCACTGGTTGCTCTGGGGCGTTATCCCTATACCGGGTGGATGGGACGATTGTCCGAGAAGGATGAAGCTGTTGTTCGCCACGCGATAGAGAGCACCGGGATTCGCCGTTTTGCTTTACGTCACATCAGCGATCTCAGCGACGGAGAACGGCAGAAGGTGATGATCGCCCGGGCTCTCGCTCAGGATACGCCGGTCATCATGCTTGACGAGCCGACAGCTCACCTTGACCTCCCGAACCGGATCGAGGTCATGAGCCTGTTGAAAGAGCTTGCCAGAAAGCAGGGAAAAGCTGTTGTCATGTCGACGCACGAACTTGACCTGGCTCTCCAGGCAGCAGACAGGATCTGGCTCATGGGGGCGCCCGGCAGCGATGGCACTCCGGCTGAAATGGTCTCCGGAATGCCCGAAGAACTTGTGCTTGACGGTCGTCTCGAGGGGGCTTTCAAACGTAACGGTTTCGAGTTCGACCGGCATTCGGGGTCATTCAGGATTCATCACGAGCCTGAAGAGACCATCGGGCTTGTAGGGGACGGAGCCGAAGCCTACTGGACACGACGGGCTCTCGAGAGGAAAGGGTTCCGGGTTGTCAGTGGGCCGGACATGCCTTTCCGGGTCGAGATCCGCGGCCGGGAGGACGAACGTGCATGGACATATGTGGACGGCAAGGGAGGGGTACAGGACTGCTGTGATATCTGTTCATTGATCGACGCTCTCGAACAGAGGAGGGGAGCCTGA
- a CDS encoding carbon-nitrogen hydrolase family protein yields the protein MERVTIALVHADIRHRDVAANRRELLNLNREAAGNGADIIVNTELGLTGYSFRSREDIAPLVEEYDGPVVQELSLIASRYGCYIVFGYAEKDAGTDIYYNAAAVIGPDGRLLLNYRKVTAEVRWACAGSPGQPNTFDTPWGRIAVVICSDTYYGSLARMSALRGADLLLVPANWPAGSLDPRELWQVRARENGVYLAACNRGGHDRTMSCEDAWSSVYSPDGEELFAASSCNSRVFSVQIPLENGMIPSKRARRLASRTPARYAPIYLDMRYATDMTSYCNLPEPGPLTVTCLPADPHDLFIQGRLDMLLDEQAGQRPDLLVLPAGETADRERTAGLVSGMASRLRVAVCTAIPGPEGFSMLCAEASGQLHVVREGCPESVMIDLDKARIALAGREELYHPEYVTALAKQGCDLVVCSTRSCNALDRSVLGSRSIEQVAVAVCSPDNAFICKPPIGHYRWEEVYTVSASHPCTAELDISLLRNKHFYDRLEFDLLLGKQN from the coding sequence ATGGAAAGAGTGACAATCGCACTGGTTCATGCCGATATCCGGCATCGTGATGTTGCGGCAAACCGTCGCGAACTTCTGAACCTCAACCGTGAGGCGGCAGGAAACGGGGCGGATATTATCGTGAATACCGAGCTGGGGCTCACCGGCTACAGCTTCCGTTCACGGGAGGATATCGCTCCGCTGGTCGAAGAGTATGACGGCCCTGTGGTGCAGGAGCTCTCGCTGATCGCTTCCCGCTATGGATGTTATATCGTCTTCGGCTATGCCGAAAAAGACGCAGGGACGGATATTTACTACAATGCAGCGGCTGTGATCGGTCCTGACGGCAGGCTCTTGTTGAATTACCGTAAGGTGACAGCCGAGGTGCGCTGGGCATGTGCAGGAAGTCCCGGCCAGCCCAATACCTTCGATACACCCTGGGGCCGGATCGCTGTCGTGATCTGCTCCGATACCTATTACGGGTCTCTTGCCCGGATGTCGGCGCTCAGGGGGGCCGATCTTCTGCTTGTTCCTGCTAACTGGCCGGCGGGGTCGCTGGACCCGAGGGAACTGTGGCAGGTGCGTGCGCGGGAAAACGGGGTGTACCTTGCCGCCTGCAATCGTGGAGGTCACGACAGGACCATGTCGTGCGAGGATGCATGGAGCTCTGTGTACTCGCCCGATGGCGAGGAACTCTTCGCGGCAAGCAGCTGTAACTCCAGGGTTTTTTCCGTGCAAATCCCCCTTGAAAATGGAATGATCCCGTCGAAAAGAGCCCGGCGGCTGGCATCGAGGACTCCCGCGAGGTATGCGCCGATCTACCTGGATATGCGCTACGCAACGGATATGACCTCCTACTGCAACCTGCCCGAGCCTGGCCCCCTGACTGTCACCTGCCTGCCAGCCGATCCGCACGATCTTTTTATACAAGGCAGGCTCGATATGCTGCTTGACGAGCAGGCCGGACAGCGCCCTGATCTCCTGGTCCTGCCTGCCGGTGAGACGGCAGACAGGGAGCGGACGGCAGGGCTCGTCAGCGGCATGGCATCACGTTTGAGGGTGGCTGTATGCACCGCAATCCCTGGCCCGGAAGGATTCAGCATGCTCTGCGCGGAGGCCAGCGGCCAGCTGCATGTCGTCAGGGAGGGGTGTCCGGAAAGCGTGATGATTGACCTCGACAAAGCGCGCATTGCTCTTGCAGGCAGGGAGGAGCTCTATCATCCTGAATATGTGACAGCCCTTGCCAAGCAGGGGTGTGATCTGGTCGTGTGTTCCACTCGCTCCTGTAATGCCCTCGATCGCAGTGTCCTCGGTTCGAGGTCGATAGAGCAGGTGGCGGTAGCGGTCTGCTCTCCTGACAACGCCTTTATCTGCAAACCTCCCATCGGTCACTACCGTTGGGAAGAGGTTTACACGGTATCCGCAAGTCATCCCTGTACAGCCGAGCTCGATATCTCCCTGCTGCGCAACAAGCATTTTTATGACAGGCTGGAGTTCGATCTCCTCCTTGGAAAACAGAATTAA
- the cobJ gene encoding precorrin-3B C(17)-methyltransferase, with translation MNQGRIIVAGIGPGDESMVTPQVRHAVSEADDVVGYHRYINLIEGWLPAHVSRHSTGMTHEQARADKAFALASEGRNVVVVSSGDAGIYGMAPLILELCARSGVSGPELVVLPGISAFQVAAARLGAPISHDFCVISLSDLMTPWDVIERRIEAAASADFVTAIYNPASRDRYWQIHRFKERFLEHRSASTPVGIVRQAGRDDESVVRTTLGSFDPDTLDMFSVMIVGNSSTFMSENRMITPRGYFRHQEHDGTRPGQSIMINSFRTIAGLLKRDDHACDAKWALIHTIHTTADFEFEDIFQTSPGAVATLHRKLTAGGAVIITDVTMVQSGLRKAALKRYGIRVHCYLTDPRVPELAAAEGITRTQAGIRLAANEHPDALFVIGNAPTALMELADLLHRTDLSPMGVIGAPVGFVNVVESKLRLKAACRITPYVVIEGRKGGSSVAATIVNAAMSLEDAQAMKPGRDV, from the coding sequence ATGAACCAAGGTCGTATTATTGTAGCCGGAATTGGGCCCGGCGATGAATCCATGGTGACACCCCAGGTGCGTCATGCCGTCAGTGAAGCGGATGATGTCGTGGGGTACCATCGCTATATCAACCTGATCGAGGGGTGGCTTCCTGCTCATGTCAGCAGGCATTCGACCGGGATGACGCATGAGCAGGCCCGTGCCGACAAGGCATTTGCTCTGGCCTCTGAAGGCCGGAACGTCGTGGTCGTGAGTTCCGGTGATGCTGGTATTTACGGGATGGCGCCCCTGATTCTCGAACTCTGTGCCAGAAGCGGGGTTTCCGGCCCGGAACTCGTTGTGCTGCCCGGCATCAGTGCCTTCCAGGTCGCGGCGGCACGGCTCGGTGCACCGATCAGTCATGATTTCTGCGTTATCTCTCTTTCCGACCTCATGACGCCGTGGGACGTGATCGAACGACGGATCGAGGCTGCAGCCTCGGCTGACTTCGTCACGGCGATCTACAACCCGGCCAGTCGTGACCGGTATTGGCAGATCCATCGTTTCAAGGAACGGTTTCTCGAACATCGTTCAGCATCGACGCCTGTCGGCATTGTCCGCCAGGCAGGCAGGGACGACGAGTCTGTCGTCCGCACGACGCTCGGGTCCTTCGATCCCGATACCCTCGATATGTTCAGCGTCATGATCGTCGGCAATTCGTCGACATTCATGAGCGAGAACCGGATGATCACTCCCCGGGGGTATTTCCGGCATCAGGAACATGACGGCACCAGGCCGGGGCAGTCGATCATGATCAACAGTTTTCGAACCATTGCCGGATTGCTGAAACGCGACGATCATGCCTGCGATGCGAAATGGGCGCTGATTCACACGATCCATACAACAGCCGATTTCGAATTCGAGGATATTTTTCAGACATCTCCGGGTGCCGTGGCTACCTTGCACCGGAAGCTGACAGCGGGGGGAGCCGTGATCATCACCGATGTCACCATGGTGCAGTCCGGACTGCGCAAGGCGGCGCTGAAGCGGTACGGCATTCGTGTGCACTGCTACCTGACGGACCCGCGAGTGCCGGAACTGGCCGCTGCCGAGGGCATAACCCGAACCCAGGCGGGTATAAGGCTGGCCGCGAATGAGCATCCGGATGCCCTGTTCGTGATCGGTAACGCCCCGACGGCGCTTATGGAACTGGCAGATCTTCTCCACAGGACCGATCTTTCACCTATGGGTGTGATCGGTGCACCGGTCGGGTTTGTCAATGTCGTGGAGTCCAAGCTGCGCCTCAAGGCTGCCTGCCGGATAACGCCGTACGTGGTGATCGAAGGCCGCAAGGGAGGCAGTTCGGTTGCCGCGACCATCGTGAACGCGGCAATGAGCCTCGAGGATGCCCAGGCAATGAAACCGGGAAGAGATGTCTGA